In one window of Rhodanobacter sp. FDAARGOS 1247 DNA:
- the sufC gene encoding Fe-S cluster assembly ATPase SufC, which produces MLKIENLHARVEGKEILKGLSLTVNAGEVHAIMGPNGAGKSTLGNVLSGRDGYEVTAGTVSYNGIDLLALEPEARAAAGVFLAFQYPVEIPGVNNTYFLRAALNAQRKQRGEKELDSMAFLKLVREKLKVMQISDELLHRAVNEGFSGGEKKRNEIFQMAVLEPQLAILDETDSGLDIDALKQVAQGVNTLRSPERAFLMITHYQRLLDYVVPDFVHVLADGRIVESGDKSLALRLEEQGYAGVRHGAVA; this is translated from the coding sequence ATGCTGAAAATCGAAAACCTGCACGCCCGCGTCGAGGGCAAGGAAATCCTCAAGGGGCTCAGCCTCACCGTGAACGCGGGCGAGGTGCACGCGATCATGGGGCCGAACGGCGCGGGCAAATCCACCCTGGGCAACGTGCTGTCCGGCCGCGACGGCTACGAGGTGACGGCGGGCACGGTGAGCTACAACGGCATCGACCTGCTGGCGCTGGAACCGGAAGCGCGGGCGGCGGCCGGCGTGTTCCTGGCGTTCCAGTACCCGGTGGAGATTCCTGGCGTCAACAACACCTATTTCCTGCGCGCGGCACTCAATGCGCAGCGCAAGCAGCGCGGCGAGAAGGAACTCGATTCGATGGCCTTCCTCAAGCTGGTGCGCGAGAAGCTGAAGGTGATGCAGATCTCCGACGAGCTGCTGCACCGTGCCGTCAACGAAGGTTTCTCCGGCGGCGAGAAGAAGCGCAACGAGATCTTCCAGATGGCCGTGCTGGAGCCGCAGCTGGCGATCCTCGACGAGACCGACTCGGGCCTGGACATCGACGCGCTGAAGCAGGTGGCGCAGGGCGTCAACACGCTGCGCTCGCCCGAGCGCGCGTTCCTGATGATCACCCACTATCAGCGCCTGCTCGACTACGTGGTGCCGGATTTCGTGCACGTGCTGGCCGACGGCCGCATCGTCGAGAGCGGTGACAAGTCGCTGGCCCTGCGGCTGGAAGAACAGGGCTATGCCGGCGTGAGGCACGGAGCGGTGGCATGA